In a genomic window of Venatoribacter cucullus:
- a CDS encoding SLC13 family permease, producing the protein MDWQGWFALTLTAGVLLTLIFTRVQPHIAMMAALTLLSATGILTSAEALAGFSNSGLITVAAMFVVAAGLHSSGGIDILVNRLLGSPGTLRSAMLRIFGPVVFLSAFLNNTPVVATMIPAINSWSQKIGIAPSKLMIPLSYTAILGGTLTLIGTSTNLVVNGQYQALTGRDGLSLFSITAVGLPVALVGLLFMWLVFPRLLPDRSNKKAFTNLREFTLEVSVASDGPLVGKTVEEAGLRELERVYLVEIERCETVLTAVASEQPLQGGDRLVFAGDTEAISELLRINGIVPSALENDNALSKQRAERCLVEAVVSPHCAAIGQAIRDAQFRDRYGAVVLAVARNGERVQGNLRSIKLQAGDTLLLEARPAFVSRQRFNKDFLLVNDLGKETPRHNRAYLAWFILLTVVGLAGCNVISMLNAALVGAGLMLITGCLNVNQAERSLDLTVIITIAASFALGAALQKTGVAAWIAGNIVHLSDYRPWLMLVLTYVAVSLLTEVITNNAAAVIMVPIVIEITEKAGVTPEPFIFAIMMAASASFATPLGYQTNLMVYGPGGYKFSDFLRVGVPMNILIGAATIAVLLVLWPL; encoded by the coding sequence GTGGATTGGCAAGGCTGGTTTGCTCTTACTCTGACTGCTGGTGTGTTACTGACGCTGATTTTTACCCGCGTGCAGCCGCATATTGCCATGATGGCGGCCCTGACCCTGCTCAGTGCCACCGGTATTCTGACCAGCGCTGAGGCTTTGGCGGGTTTCAGCAACAGCGGCCTCATTACCGTGGCGGCGATGTTTGTGGTGGCCGCCGGTCTGCACAGCTCGGGCGGTATCGATATTCTGGTCAACCGTTTACTGGGGTCGCCCGGTACTCTGCGTTCGGCCATGCTGCGGATTTTCGGCCCGGTGGTGTTTCTCAGCGCCTTTCTGAACAACACCCCGGTGGTGGCGACCATGATTCCGGCCATTAACAGCTGGTCGCAGAAAATCGGCATTGCCCCATCCAAGCTGATGATTCCCCTCAGCTATACCGCCATTCTCGGCGGCACCCTGACCTTAATCGGCACCAGCACCAACCTGGTGGTGAATGGCCAGTATCAGGCGCTCACCGGCCGTGATGGGTTGTCGCTGTTTTCCATTACCGCCGTCGGTTTGCCGGTGGCACTGGTTGGCCTGCTGTTTATGTGGCTGGTATTTCCGCGTCTGCTGCCCGACCGCAGCAATAAGAAAGCCTTTACCAACCTGCGCGAATTTACCCTCGAAGTGTCGGTGGCCAGCGATGGCCCGCTGGTGGGCAAAACCGTTGAAGAAGCCGGCCTGCGCGAGCTGGAGCGGGTGTATCTGGTGGAGATTGAGCGCTGCGAAACGGTACTGACGGCGGTGGCCTCTGAGCAACCTTTGCAGGGCGGTGACCGGCTGGTGTTCGCCGGTGATACCGAAGCCATTTCTGAACTGCTGCGCATTAACGGCATTGTGCCGTCGGCGCTGGAAAACGATAACGCCCTCAGTAAACAGCGCGCCGAGCGTTGCCTGGTGGAGGCCGTGGTGTCACCGCACTGTGCGGCCATTGGTCAGGCCATTCGTGATGCCCAGTTCCGCGACCGTTACGGTGCGGTGGTGCTGGCGGTAGCGCGTAACGGCGAACGGGTGCAGGGCAATCTGCGTTCTATTAAGTTGCAGGCCGGCGATACCTTATTGCTGGAAGCGCGGCCGGCGTTCGTCAGTCGTCAGCGCTTTAACAAAGACTTTTTGCTGGTGAATGACCTGGGCAAAGAAACCCCGCGCCATAACCGCGCCTATCTGGCCTGGTTTATTCTGCTGACGGTGGTGGGGCTGGCCGGCTGCAATGTGATTTCCATGCTCAATGCCGCGCTGGTGGGTGCCGGCCTGATGCTGATCACCGGCTGTCTGAATGTAAACCAGGCCGAGCGCAGCCTCGATCTGACCGTGATTATTACCATTGCTGCCTCTTTTGCCTTAGGAGCTGCGCTGCAAAAAACCGGTGTGGCGGCCTGGATTGCCGGCAACATTGTGCACCTGAGCGATTACCGCCCCTGGCTGATGCTGGTGCTGACCTATGTAGCGGTTTCCCTGCTGACTGAAGTGATTACCAACAATGCCGCCGCCGTGATTATGGTGCCCATTGTGATTGAAATTACCGAAAAAGCCGGCGTCACACCGGAGCCCTTTATTTTCGCCATTATGATGGCCGCCTCGGCCAGCTTCGCCACGCCGCTGGGCTATCAGACCAACCTGATGGTGTACGGCCCGGGCGGTTATAAATTCAGCGACTTCCTGCGCGTGGGCGTGCCCATGAATATCCTTATTGGTGCTGCCACCATCGCGGTGCTGCTGGTGCTGTGGCCGCTGTAA
- a CDS encoding prenyltransferase has translation MNSIALSRPLAVVKTMRGNFLLLPPVCIALGLATSLQAGAGMDWLMLGLIMLGGVLAHVSVNMLNEYQDFSSGLDFNTRRTPFSGGTGALPAQPTAARLVLAGGIVTLLLVIAIGLFFIVRSGWSILPFGLLGAALIVLYTGPINRNPLLCLIAPGLGFGVLMVAGSHLLLAGSVDSRAWLASLLPFFLVNNLLLLNQFPDIDADRQAGRYHALIAWGVKRSAQIFTGFWLAAIAVVVGGILAGLFPAASWLTLIGLAPGVVAVRGAFVQGAALGEHPPYLAANVICTLLSPLILALTLLL, from the coding sequence GTGAACAGCATCGCCCTCTCCCGGCCACTGGCCGTGGTGAAAACCATGCGCGGCAACTTTTTACTGCTGCCGCCGGTGTGCATTGCCCTGGGGTTGGCCACCAGCCTGCAGGCCGGGGCGGGTATGGACTGGCTGATGCTGGGGCTGATTATGCTGGGCGGCGTACTGGCGCACGTCAGTGTAAACATGCTCAACGAGTATCAGGACTTCAGCAGCGGGCTGGATTTCAACACCCGCCGCACTCCCTTCAGCGGAGGCACCGGCGCCTTACCGGCGCAACCGACCGCGGCCCGCCTGGTGCTGGCCGGCGGCATTGTTACCCTGCTGTTGGTGATTGCTATTGGTCTGTTTTTTATTGTCCGCAGCGGCTGGAGCATTCTGCCCTTCGGCCTGCTCGGTGCCGCGTTGATTGTGCTGTACACCGGGCCGATTAACCGCAACCCGCTGCTGTGTCTGATTGCTCCGGGGCTGGGTTTTGGCGTACTGATGGTCGCCGGTAGCCATTTATTGCTGGCCGGCAGCGTCGACAGCCGTGCCTGGCTGGCGTCCTTACTGCCGTTCTTTCTGGTGAATAACCTGCTGCTGCTGAACCAGTTTCCGGATATCGACGCCGACCGTCAGGCCGGCCGCTACCATGCCCTGATCGCCTGGGGCGTTAAGCGCTCAGCACAGATCTTTACCGGCTTCTGGCTGGCCGCGATTGCGGTGGTGGTGGGGGGGATTCTGGCTGGTTTATTCCCGGCCGCATCCTGGCTGACCCTGATCGGTCTGGCACCGGGCGTGGTGGCGGTGCGCGGGGCGTTCGTGCAGGGCGCGGCACTGGGTGAGCACCCGCCCTATCTGGCCGCCAACGTAATCTGTACGCTGCTCAGCCCGCTGATTCTGGCGTTAACGCTGTTGTTGTGA
- the nudE gene encoding ADP compounds hydrolase NudE, whose product MHKKPEILQRHVVAQSRLFRVESFDLRFSNGVERTYERLVPGGSGAVMLVALLDDKTVALIREYGGGIEDYTLTLPKGAIDLGESLRDACNRELQEEIGYAGREFIWLKKLSLSPSYMKSGIDVVLVRDLYPSQLEGDEPEPLELVPWSLERLHELYAQEDCTEGRAIAALALTQEFLAGRFSGTPL is encoded by the coding sequence ATGCATAAAAAACCTGAAATTCTGCAACGGCATGTTGTAGCCCAGAGCCGCCTGTTCCGGGTGGAGTCTTTTGATCTGCGTTTCAGCAACGGGGTTGAGCGGACTTATGAGCGTTTGGTGCCCGGTGGTTCCGGCGCGGTGATGCTGGTGGCGCTGCTGGACGATAAGACGGTGGCTCTGATCCGTGAGTACGGCGGCGGCATCGAGGATTACACCTTAACCCTGCCGAAAGGCGCCATTGATCTGGGTGAGAGCCTGCGCGATGCCTGCAACCGTGAGCTGCAGGAAGAAATCGGCTACGCCGGACGCGAGTTTATCTGGCTGAAAAAACTCAGCCTGTCGCCAAGCTATATGAAAAGCGGCATTGATGTGGTGCTGGTGCGTGATCTGTACCCGTCGCAGCTGGAAGGGGATGAACCCGAGCCGCTGGAACTGGTGCCCTGGTCGCTGGAGCGTCTGCACGAACTGTACGCCCAGGAAGACTGCACCGAAGGCCGCGCCATTGCGGCGCTGGCCTTAACCCAGGAGTTTCTGGCCGGCCGCTTCAGCGGCACGCCGCTGTAA
- the yrfG gene encoding GMP/IMP nucleotidase: MSLPDWQQIDTVLLDMDGTLLDLHFDNYFWLEHLPARYAEHHGLSEEEALSELNKSFVGLRGTLNWYCLDFWTDLTGLPVAELKRDVQHKIGFRPHVHDFLARLRELGKRTVIVTNAHRDSVQLKMERTGLDKLVDRVISSHDYREPKESAGFWDHLHRDEAFDPARTLLIDDSQAVLESAARWGIGWLLTIFHPDSQKTPQRGGQFPGIDHFDELEW, translated from the coding sequence ATGAGTCTGCCTGACTGGCAACAAATTGATACCGTGCTGCTGGATATGGACGGCACCTTGCTCGACCTGCATTTTGACAACTATTTCTGGCTGGAGCACCTGCCGGCCCGCTATGCCGAGCACCACGGCCTGAGCGAAGAAGAGGCCCTGAGCGAGCTGAACAAAAGCTTCGTTGGCCTGCGCGGCACCCTCAACTGGTACTGCCTGGATTTCTGGACCGACCTCACCGGCCTGCCGGTGGCCGAACTGAAACGCGATGTGCAGCATAAAATCGGCTTCCGGCCGCACGTCCATGATTTTCTCGCCCGTCTGCGCGAGCTGGGCAAGCGCACGGTGATTGTTACCAACGCCCACCGCGACAGCGTGCAATTAAAAATGGAGCGCACCGGCCTCGATAAACTGGTCGACCGGGTGATCAGCTCGCACGATTACCGTGAACCGAAAGAAAGCGCCGGCTTCTGGGACCATCTGCACCGTGACGAAGCCTTCGACCCGGCCCGCACGCTGCTGATTGACGACAGTCAGGCTGTGCTAGAATCCGCCGCCCGCTGGGGCATCGGCTGGTTGCTGACCATTTTCCATCCGGACAGCCAGAAAACCCCGCAGCGCGGCGGGCAATTTCCGGGCATTGATCATTTTGATGAGTTGGAATGGTAG
- the hslR gene encoding ribosome-associated heat shock protein Hsp15, whose translation MTDSNNKIRLDKWLWAARFFKTRALAKDAIEGGKVHYEGQRCKVSKTPELGAKLTIRQGFDEKTVIIKALSGQRRGAAEAQLLYEETPASIKARMDAAEHRRIIRASQLVPDHKPNKKERRDQRRFEQMNQDY comes from the coding sequence ATGACCGACAGCAACAACAAAATCCGCCTCGATAAATGGCTGTGGGCGGCACGCTTTTTCAAAACCCGGGCGCTGGCCAAAGACGCTATCGAGGGCGGCAAGGTGCATTACGAAGGCCAGCGCTGCAAGGTCAGCAAAACCCCGGAACTGGGTGCCAAACTGACCATCCGCCAGGGTTTCGATGAAAAAACCGTCATTATCAAAGCCCTGTCCGGTCAGCGCCGCGGAGCCGCCGAAGCGCAGCTGTTATATGAAGAAACACCCGCCAGCATTAAGGCCCGTATGGACGCCGCCGAGCACCGCCGTATTATCCGCGCCAGCCAGCTGGTGCCCGACCACAAACCGAACAAAAAAGAGCGCCGCGACCAGCGCCGCTTTGAACAGATGAACCAGGATTACTGA
- the hslO gene encoding Hsp33 family molecular chaperone HslO: MSHTDQLQRFSFDNTDIRGEIAHLETAYQEVVRRHNYPPLIAGVVGQLMAATAILSANLKFAGRLTLQMRMPGNITLLQAETNEKGQLRAIARYDENATTADLNFTDGSLVITMEPDQGQRYQGITAIAGGNIASALEDYFAQSEQLASRFWLAADGERFAAGLMLQKLPTPAGKEADLDAWDRVNHLAGTIKEEELLHLPAATVLHRLFHEEQTRIYPASELSFFCTCSKPRIAAAIAQLGQDELNSMVQEQGKIDITCEFCQQHYSFDQAQVDALFSSQPLH, translated from the coding sequence ATGAGCCACACCGACCAACTGCAGCGCTTCAGCTTCGACAACACCGATATCCGTGGCGAAATCGCCCATCTGGAAACCGCTTATCAGGAAGTGGTGCGCCGCCATAATTACCCGCCGCTGATCGCCGGCGTGGTCGGCCAGCTGATGGCCGCTACCGCTATTTTAAGTGCCAACCTGAAATTTGCCGGTCGCCTGACCTTACAGATGCGGATGCCGGGCAACATCACCTTGCTGCAGGCGGAAACCAACGAAAAAGGCCAGCTGCGCGCCATCGCCCGTTACGACGAAAACGCCACCACCGCCGACCTTAACTTTACCGACGGTTCGCTGGTCATCACCATGGAACCGGATCAGGGACAGCGTTATCAGGGCATTACTGCCATCGCCGGCGGCAATATTGCCAGCGCCCTGGAAGACTATTTTGCCCAGTCAGAACAACTGGCCAGCCGCTTCTGGCTGGCCGCCGATGGTGAGCGCTTTGCCGCTGGCCTGATGCTGCAGAAACTGCCAACCCCGGCCGGTAAAGAAGCCGACCTTGATGCCTGGGACCGGGTCAACCACCTGGCCGGCACGATTAAAGAAGAAGAACTGCTGCACCTGCCGGCCGCCACCGTTCTGCACCGGCTGTTCCATGAAGAACAAACCCGCATCTACCCGGCCTCGGAACTCAGCTTTTTCTGCACCTGCTCCAAACCGCGCATCGCTGCCGCCATCGCCCAGCTGGGCCAGGACGAACTGAACAGCATGGTGCAGGAACAGGGCAAAATCGACATCACCTGCGAATTCTGCCAGCAGCATTACAGCTTTGATCAGGCGCAGGTGGATGCGCTGTTCAGTTCGCAGCCGTTGCACTGA